The DNA segment GACCAGCGCCTCGGCCCCCCTCTGGCGGGGCAGCTCGTCGAACTGAGCGACGCCACCCAGGAACCAGAGGGTGATCTCCTTCACCTCCACGTCGTAGAGGCGCGCTACCACCGCGTGGCCCAGCTCGTGGATCACCACGCCGGTGAAGAGGCCGATGGCGGCCATCAACCCCAGCAGGTATGGGGTGACGCCACCGAGGAGGGTGGAGCCGCCGGCGACGTCGAATCCGGCACGACCCAGCAGGTCGAGGTAGCCGGGCAGCTGATGGGCGATGAGCCAGGCGAAGAGCGGGAGCACCAGCAGGAACGAGGTGTCGAGGCGCACCGGTATGCCCAGCATCCGGATCGGCAACCTGATAGCACCGCCGAACATCTAACGACTCTGAGCGCCGTCGCTGGCGGTCATCTCCCGGCCGAGCCGCCGGCAGGCCTCCCCGGCCAGCCTGCGCGCTGCCCGGTCGGCCTCCTCGAGAACGCTCCAGCTGAGTGGCTCCGCGGGCGCGTTCTCCAGCACCTCTGCGAGTACCCGGGCGATGGCGGGGAACGGGAGACGTCCTTCGAGGAAGGCAGCGACCGCGACCTCGTCGGCAGCGTTCAGGTAGGTGGGCGCGAGTCCGCCGATCTCTCCGGCCCGGTAGGCGAGCGGCAGGCACGGGAACCGGTTCACATCTGGCGGCAGGAGCTGCCACTCCCCTTGGAGCGGCAGCGGCTCGAGCGGCAGGGGGGGACGCCGGGGGCCTTCGATGCCGTACTGGATGGGAAGTCGCATGTCGTGCGGGCCTATCTGCGCCTTTATCGATCCGTCGGCGTAGCGAACGAGCCCGTGGATGAGCGATTGGGGGTGGATTACGACCTCGATGCGCTCGAGCGGTACCTCGAAGAGGAAGTGGGCCTCCAGCACCTCGAGCCCCTTGTTGAACAGGGTGGCCGAATCTACGGTGACCTTGGGCCCCATGGACCAGTTGGGGTGAGCGAGCGCCTCCTCCGGCGTCACGTTCGACAGGTCGGCAGGGCCTTGACGGAACGGCCCTCCCGAAGCGGTTAGTACGAGCGCATCCACGGCACCCGGGTCCTCGCCCAAGAGGCATTGGTAGAGGGCCGAGTGCTCCGAGTCGAGTGGGGTGATGGTCCCGCCCGAGCGCGTGGCGAGATCCTTCATCAGGGGTCCCGCCACCACCATCGCCTCCTTGTTGGCGAGGGCGACGTGGCGGCCCACCGCGAGGGCGTGAGCGGTCGGTTCGAGGCCGGCCATCCCGGGGATCGCGGCGACGACGCTGTCCACCACCAGGCCGGCGACCTCCTTGGCACCCTCCTTGCCGCTGGCGAGCCGGGTCCCAGGCGGCAACTCCCTTCGCAGCTCGTCCGCGACCGAGTCGTCGCAGGAGACGAGTTCCGGGCCGAACTCCCTCACCTGCTCGAGCAGGCTGGTCCAGTTGCGGCCGGCCGCCAAGCCCCTGACCCGGTAGCCGCGCCAGCGGGCGACGTCGAGAGCCTGGGTGCCGATCGACCCGGTCGAGCCGAGTATCGAGATGGTCTTCATCAACGGCATTCTCGCCCATCTAGCGCAGCCGGACAATCGCGCGCGCACGCTTCGCCGGGATATGCGGCAAGACGAGCGGAAGCGTGGGGGAAGCCGCCGGTGATAACCTTCGACTGCATGAACGACGCCGGGAACGACACGCAGTTGCTAGCCCAGGCCGAGCGCCTCGCCTCTGCCGCCCACGGTGGGCGTGTCGCCCACAGCGGCTTCATCGAACCGGAGGCCAGCGCCAGGCTGGTCCACGACCTGGCGCGGCGGGGCTTGCCCGCTACGGCCTGGGGCGGGCGGCCGGGAGCCCGCCGCCGGGTGGTCACGGCCCGGCCTTCACACGTTCCCCAGGCGAGCACGCGGCTCACCGCCGTCTACTTCGGCGGCGTCGGGGCAGATCCCGACCTGCGCCAGGAGCTGGTGGCCACCGGCATCGACGAAGCCCAGTTGGGCGACTTGGTGGCCCACCAGGAGGGGACGTCGGTGGTCACGCTCGACCCGCCGCCTCCGGAACTGCTGGGCGTCGCCACGCTGAAGGGACGCCCGGTCGAGCCGCGAGTGGTGCCGCTGGAGAGGGCGCTAGCCGGGCAGGTGAAGGCGCTCACCGTGGTGGTTCCGTCGTTGCGCGTGGACGTCGTGGGAGCGAAGGGGTTCCGCGTTTCGCGTTCCTACTTCTCGAAGGGCATCGCCGGCGGCAAGGTGAGCGTGAACGGAGTTCGGGTAGGGAAGGCGGGCAACGCCGAAGTGGGCGACGAGGTGTACGCCGAGGGGCTCGGACGTCTGCGGTTGCTGAGCGTCGACGGGGAAACCCGCCGTGGGAACGTCAAGCTCACCCTCGAGGTGGAGTCGGCCGGCTGAGGCCTGGCCGCTCCACCGGCCGGCGCAGAGACTCCCGCGGCTACAACCGCACCCGCTTGCCACCCTCCTTCGAGCGTGACTTGAAGATCATTCGGAACGGCACCTCCTGGAAGCCGAGGTCCTCACGGATGCGGTTGCGCAGGTACTGCTCGTAAGGCCGAGTGACGAACTGCTCGCTGTTGACGCTGAAGACGAACGTAGGCGGGGCGACGTCGGCCTGGGTGGCGTAGAACAGCTTGAGCGGCTTCCCATGGAAGTTCGGCGGGGTCTGGCGCTGGGTCCAGACATCGATCCAGCCGTTCAACTCCCCGGTCGTCACCCGCCGGCGCGCGGTGTCGTAGACCCTGATCACCGTGGCCAGGAGTTCGTGCAGGCCGTAGTCGTTGATGGCGCTGGTGTAGACCTTGGGCGCGAACGAGATATGGCCCAGCTGACTGTCGACGAGCCCCTCGAACTCCTTCAGCTTCTCGTCGCTGACGAGATCCCACTTGTTTATCGCCACTACTACCGGCTTGCCGCCTTCGAGCGCGAGGTTGGCGAGGCGGAGTTCGTGGTCGCCCAGTTCGAACGGGTCCACGACGAGGATGGCAACGTCCGCCGATTGCAGCGCTTTCTCGGACCTGAGTTTCGAGTAGTACTCGAGGTCGGCGTCCGGCTTGCGACGGATACCGGCGGTGTCTACCAGCACGAACGGCCTGCCGGCGAAGTGGAACTCGACGTCTACCGAGTCGCGGGTGGTGCCGGGCACGTCGGCGACGATCACCCGTTCGTCGCCCACGATGGCGTTGAGCAGGCTCGACTTGCCCACGTTCGGCCGGCCGATGATGGCGACCCGTACCGTCTCCTCCTCGACCCAGTCGTCTTCGGCCGGGAGTCGCCCGGCGATCTCCTCGAGCAGTTCGAAAGTACCCCTGGCGTGCTCGGCCGAGGTGGGGAACGGTTCGCCGAACCCGAGCCCGTACAGCTCGTAATACTCCGCGGTCTCCTCGTGCTGCGGGTCGTCCAGTTTCGTGGCGATGAGCAACACTTCGGCACCGCTGCCGCGCAACCAGTCGGCCACCTGCCGGTCACCGGCCGTAAGCCCATCACGCCCGTCAACGCAGAAGAGCACCAGGTCCACGTCCTCGAGCGCGGCCTCGACCTTCACCCGGATGTCCTTCTCCCAGCGGTCTCCCGACCAGAGACCACCGGTGTCCATCAGCAGCAGGCTGCCGGTCTCCTCGCTCTCGAGGCGAGCGGTCTTGACGTCACGGGTTACCCCCGGCTGGTCGGCAACGATCGCCTCGCGACGGCCTATCAAGCGGTTGAAGAGCGCCGACTTGCCTACGTTCGGGCGTCCGACTATCGCAACCTTACGCAAGCCGGCTCCCCACCTTCACCCCGTAGCCGTTCGCCCAGTCGCGGGCCCGGTTGCGGGCCTTGCCCTCGGCCTGCACCACTTCGAGCAGCAACGCTCCCTCACCGCAGGCGACTACCAGACCGGCCCCGCTCACCTCCAGCACCTCGCCCGGTTCACCGGCGCCATCGGCGGGCCGCATCTCGTACACCCGCACCCACTTGCCGCGGAATCCGAAGCGGCTGCCCGGCCAACCGTAGGTGCCGCGGAACCTATCGAAGCTCGCCTTCGCGGGGCGCCGCCAGTCGATCTCGCCGTGAGCCCTGGTCAGCATCGGCGCCAGCGTGGCCGCGTCGTCGTCCTGCGGCCGGCACTCCAGTTCGCCTCGCCCCAGGCGTTCGAGCGCCTCGCAGATCGCAGCCGCGCCCAGTTCGGCGAGCCGGTCGAAAAGCTCAGGAGCGCGCTCGTCCGGTCCGATCCGGCACCGCCGTTGGAGGCAGACGGGACCGGTGTCGAGCCCAGCTTCCGTCTGCATGATGCTCACCCCGGTCTCCTCCTCACCGTTGATGATCGCCCACTGGATGGGGGCCGCGCCACGGTAGGCGGGAAGCAGGCTGGCGTGGACGTTGAGGAAGCCGTGGCTCGGTACGTCCAGCAGTGACCGCGGCAAGATCTTCCCGTAGGCCGCGGTGACGGCAACGTCCGGCTCCAGTTCGGCGAGTCGCCGGGCGAACTCGTCGTTCCCCTTCAGGCGAGCCGGTTGCGCCAACTCCAGGCCCAGTTCGCGCGCCTTTCGCGCCACCGGTGGAGGGCTGCTGCTCATCCCCCTGCCGGCCGGTTTGTCGGGTTGGCTCACGACCAGAACGACCTCGAATCGCTGCTGCAGGGCGAGGAGCGAGGGGAGAGCGAACGCCGGCGAGCCGAAGAAGACCAGCCTCACCGGCTTCGTTCGGCGCCCTTCGAACGGAGCTCCTTGAGGAGTGCCTTGGCCTGGCGCTGGAGCCGGGCCAGGTCTGCCCGGTGCTCCTCGAGGAAAGCCCGGCGCTCCTCTTCGGGCAGGCGGTCGAAGAAGAGTATCCCTTCGAGGTGATCGTATTCGTGCTGCAGCACCTGCGCGAAGTGACCCTCAGCCTCCAGCTCTTGCGCCTTGCCCTGCAGGTCCTGGTAGCTGACCCGCACCTTCAGGTCGCGCTCGAGCTCCTCGACGTAGAGTCCGGGTATCGAGAGGCACCCTTCGGGGACCACCTGGGCCCCCTTGCGCTGGGTGATCTGCGGATTGACCATGACGAAGTCCTCGAGGTGCTCCAACTCACCATCCTCGTTGCGCCGGCATCTGCTGGCCACGAAGAGGCGCAGCGGCTCGCCGACCTGAGGAGCGGCGAGCCCCACCCCTTCGTCGTCGTGCATGGTTTCGATCATGTCTTCCGCCAGGCGCGCCAGCTCTTCGTCGAAGCGGGTGACCGGCCGGGCCGGACGGCGCAGCACCGGGTCGCCGTAGTAGCGGATGGTTCGGATCAACTCGACTCGACCTCCAGACCGCTGCGGCCTAGTTGGGCCGAACGGGGGGACGCGACAGCCGGACGTTGGCGGCGACCGTTCCTACGGCTTGCACGCCTTCTGGCAGTTCCAGCGTCACGGGCAGAGTATACCCACCCACCTGCGGCTCTTCGGTCTGCAGAGAGACCGTCGCCGGCACGCTTTCGAGCGAAGCAAGGATGCTGGGCGGCCCGACCAGACGCACCTGCTCCTGCTCCAAGCCGGCGGTCACCGTGAAGCCTGGCACGGCCGGCGTCTGCAGGTCGACGGGTACGTCACGCGTTATCAGCACCGGTTGCTCGGCGACGCTCACCTGCACCTCGCTCGGCTGGATCTGCACCCCGGAGACGGGCAGCCCGGCTGTGTTCACTGCGAAGGGTGTGGTGGCGCGGTCCCCGGGCGCGGGTCGCACCGGCGCCAGCGCCCTGGCCACCTGCGCCAGGGTGGAGGAGCGTGCCCTTACCGTCACCTCGGCCGGTTCGACCGTCGTGATCACCTTCACGTCGCCGGGACCGCTGCCGATGATGACCACATCCACGGGCACGGTCTTCTCGGTAACCGCTTCGACAGTGCCGATGACGTCACTCGGGTTCACCCTCCTGAGCTCGACAGCTTGCGGCGAGAGCACGGTTATCGGCTCCTCGAACGAGCCGCTCTGCCCCTCCAGGTCGAGCACCGCCTGGAAATTGTCGGGCCGAAGGCGGTCGACCTGACCGCTGGGACCGGCGACCGTCACCTCGACGAACTCGGGCAGGCCGGTGGCGACGCTGTTGGACTGGAGCCCCTCGACGCTGATCGGTACGAACAGTGAACGCTGGGTGATCGAGGTGTCGTTGACGTTGACGAACATCCAGATGAGGGTCGCGAGCACCAGGGCGCCGAGCTTCTGGGGCCAGGCGTGGAGGAGGATGCTTAGGAGGCGGTGTACCAGCCTCATTCGCCGTACGCCTCCCGGAGGGCCTTGAGGACGTCGGCGGGGGCCATGTCACTGCGCAGGATACCGTCGCGCGCCAGGCTCACCGTGCCCCGCTCCTCGCTCACGACCATGACGAGCGCGTCGGTCACCTCTGAGAGGCCGAGTGCCGCCCGGTGGCGGGTGCCGTGCTTGGCGCTCCACCCCTCGTGGCGCTCGGAGAGCGGGAATATCGCGCCGGCGTAGGCAACTACCTCTTCCCGGATGATCACCCCGCCGTCGTGAAGCGGACCCTGCGAGGCGAAGATCGTGTGCAGCAGAGCGGCCGTGACAGGGGAGTTGAGTTCGGTCCCGTTGCGGCCATACTCCTTGAGCGGGGTTCGTTGTTCGATGGCGATGAGAGCGCCGCGCCTCTGGGCGGCGAGTTCGCGGACCGCCGTCATGATCTCCTGCACGGGATTGCCGGCAGCGGCCCTGTTGAGCCGCCCCCGGCCCACGCGCTCGAGCGCTGCGCGCAGTTCGGGTTGGAAGACGACGACGAGCGCTATGAAGAAGACCGGCGCGACGCTGTCGAACACCCACTTGGTCGCCTCCAGCCCGATCTGCGTCGCGAGGAACCAGAGGCCGATGAGCGCCGCAAGGCCACGTAACACGTTCCAGGCTCGGGACCCGATGAGCAGTTGGTAGCCCTGGTAGAGGAAGACCGCGATGATGAGGATGTCGATCAGGTCCAGCAGGCGGAACGATTCAAGAAACCACAAGAGGCCCTCCGAGGGGGCAGGCAACACGGCGAGTGTGCGATCTGTTCAGGCAGCAGGGATGCGCCTCGTGACTTTGGTCGAGGATACCATGCACGGCGGCACTTCTCCTGCCTCCTCCGGGGCTGTGGAGCGGGCAGATGAGAGGTTAGAGTGGTCGGCGGAGGAACCAGCATGGAGCATATGAACAAGCGAATCGAAACCCTCAGGGGGTATCTTTGACGTCGCCGGCAAGAAGGCCCGGCTCGACGAGCTAGAACCGCAGCTGAACGACCCCGGCTTGTGGAACGACCCGGAGCGCGCTCGCAAGCTCACCCAGGAGGGAGCGCGGCTGCGTCGGATAGTCGACGGCTTCAGCCGGCTCGTCGACGATCTCGAAGGTCTCGAGGAGTTGAGCGAGATCGCCTCCGATGACGAGGCAGAGGAGCTGGAAGAGGAGCGGCAGCGCGTGGAACGGGCCCTCGACGAGCTCTACCGCGAGACCCTGTTCCAGGGCGAGCATGTAGAACGGGCCGCGATCGTGACGATCAAGCCGGGCGCTGGAGGCACCGAGTCTTCGGACTGGGCCGGCATGCTGCTCCGCATGTACCGGCGCTACGCCGAGCGGAACGGCTTCAAGGTCGAACTGCTCGATCTGATCGCCAACGAGGCCGCCCCGGGGGCCATCGACTACGCTCAGATGATCGTTCGGGGTGAACGCGCGTTCGGGCTCCTCTCGGTCGAGGGTGGCGTGCACCGGCTGGTGCGGGTGAGCCCGTTCGACTCCCAGAACCGGCGCCACACCAGCTTCGCCTCCGTGGAGGTGATGCCCGAGATCGACGAAGACATCGAGATCGACATCGACCCCAACGACCTCAGGGTCGACGTCTACCGTTCTTCCGGCCCGGGCGGGCAGTCGGTCAACACCACCGACTCGGCAGTGCGGGTCGTCTACAGGAGCGGCACGCCGGAGGAGATCGTCGTCACCTGCCAGGACGGCAAGTCGCAGATCAAGAACCGGGAGAAGGCGATGACGGTACTGCGCAGCCGCCTCTGGGAGCGTGAGGAACGGCGCCGCCTGGAGGAGCAGATGAAGGCGCGCGGCGAGCAGAAGGCGATCGAGTGGGGATCGCAGATCCGCTCCTACGTGCTCGACAAGCAGTACGTGAAAGACCACCGGACAGGACTCATGCGACACGACCCCGACAACGTGCTGGACGGCGACATCGAGGACATGATCTGGGCCGGCCTGGAGTGGGCCGCCGGCGGGAGGCAGGCGGCCTGATGCGGGAAGGCGGTGACCGGGCAGCACACACCCCGGGTCCCGCTTGCCCGCTCTGTTGACGATGCGGATCCTGGCGGTTGCCGACGCCGTCTCGCCGGTCGTCTACTCCGAACGCTTCCCGCAGAACCTGGGACCGATCGACCTGGTCCTTTCGGCCGGCGATATGCCCGGTCACGTGCTCGAGTTCATGGCCACCAAACTGAAGGTGCCGCCGGTCTTCGTGTTGGGGAACCATGGCAACGGCTACGTTAGGGACCGGACCGGCGACGAGTTGACTCTGCCGGGCGGCTGCATCAACGCTCACCGCCGGGTAGTCGAGGTTGGTGGCCTGCTCATCGCCGGGGTCGAAGGCAGCGCTCGCTACCGCCCGGGCGATGGACAGTACAGCGAGTTCGAGATGGCCCTGCACTGCTGGTCGCTGGCGCCGCGCCTGACCTGGAACAGGGCCGTGAAGGGCCGGGCCCTCGACATCCTGCTCACCCATGCTCCGCCCAAGGGGCCGCACGAGGGGAGCGACTACCCGCACCGCGGCATCCCGGCGTTCAACGAGTTCGTGAGGCGCTGGCGTCCCAAGCTGCACGTCCACGGGCACGTTCATCTGACCGGTGCCAACGCTCCCCGGGAGTACGTCACCGACGAAGGGGTACGTGTGATCAACGCCTTCGAGTTCACCCTCATCGAGATCCCCGAGCCCGCGAGATCCTGCTGAGCCGCCGTCGCGCGCGACCCGAAGACGCGGGCGTTGGGCACGGCACTCGGTCGAGGGCGCCAACGTGATACAGCTTGGAGGATGGAAGAGCGAGGCGACGGAGGGCGTTACGACCCGAACGAGGCGACCGTGAGCCGCACGGAGCTGGAGGCTCTCGAGGCGGCGGCTCTGCTGGTGCGCCTCGAAGCCAGCGGAGTTCTGATCCTCCGCGGAGCCGACCGGATCGACTTCCTCCACGGTCAGGTGTCGAACGACGTCCGCGGCCTGCCGGCGGCCGGCACGAACCGCTCCCTGCTGCTCAATCACCGCGGCCATGCACTCGCCCAGATGCGGGTGTTCAGGCTCGCCGAGGAGCTGCTGGTGCTGGTAGATGACGGCGCGCTGCCGGTCGTCGAGGAGAGCTTGCGGCGGCACATCATATTCGATCAGGTCGAACTCGAGCGGCGTGAGGACATGAGCGCGCTGACCCTCCAGGGAGCCAAGGCCAAAGAGATCATCGAGACGGCTCTGGGCGTCGAGGTGCCGGCAGAGGGAACGTTCGGGACGATCCGGTTCGAAGGCTCAGAGGTGATCGTGACGCCGTCCCGACGGAGCGCTCAGGGCGGCTTCGACCTCCTCGCCCACGGCGAGCTGGTGGGGCCGCTGACCGAAGCGCTCGCCGAGTCAGGAGCGGTTGCCGGCAGTGAAGAAGCGCTCGAGCTGGGCCGGGTGATGGGCCGCATACCGGCGGCCGCCAGCGAAGGCGGCGAGGGTATCCTTCCGCAGGAAGCCGGACTCGAGCCGCTCGTCTCGTACCGGAAGGGCTGCTACCTGGGTCAGGAGATAATGGCCCGCATCGAGGCGCGCGGCAAGCTGCGGCGCGAACTCGCCTGCCTGATGCTCGACGGCCAGCCCGCCGGCGGGGAGCGTGACATCAGGTCGGCTGGCAAGCTGGTGGGCAGACTCGGCCGGACGGTGCGTCATCCGCGCCTCGGCTACCTCGCCCTGGCCGTGCTGCGCAGCGACCTGCCCGAGGATGCGCGCCTCGAGGTGGGCGGCGTGGGTGCCAGAGCGGCTCCTGTGCCGATCGAGTCGGCGGCCGCCGCGAACGCGTAGGGCGAGGGAAACGGCGCCCGTAAACACGGGAGGCCAACCGGGCCGCTGCTAGAATGCATCCATGAAGGAAAAGAAGCGCTGGTTGGCAGAGGAGTACGCCGAGGCCACCGAGCGGACCGAGGAGCGCGACTACCCGTTCCGGACGCTCTCCGGGATCGAGGCCGATCCGGTCTACACGCACGAGGACCTCGAGTCGTTCGACCCCGACACCGAACTGAACTACCCGGGCAGCTACCCCTACACGAGAGGGGTACAGGCCTCGATGTACCGCGGCAAGCTCTGGACCATGCGGATGTTCGCAGGCATGGGCAGCGCCGAGCAGACCAACGAGCGCTTCAAGCGCCTGCTGGACGCCGGTCAGACGGGACTCTCCACGGCCTTCGACCTGCCCACGCTCATGGGCTACGACAGCGACCACCCCTTCTCCAAGGGGGAGGTGGGCAAGTGCGGGGTGGCGGTTTCCAGCCTGGCCGACATGGAGGTCCTCTTCGAGGGCATCGATCCGGCCGCAGTTACCACCTCGATGACGATCAACTCCCCTGCCAACGCCATCTGGGCCATGTATCTGGCGATGGCCGAGAACAAGGGTGTGCCGCTGGTCGAGCTCGGGGGAACGATCCAGAACGACATCCTCAAGGAGTTCATCGCGCAGAAGGAGTACATCTTCCCACCGGCTCCGTCGGTGAAGTTGGTGATCGACACGTTCGAGTGGGGGCCGGCCAACGTGCCCAAGTGGAACTTCGTCTCGGTCTCCGGCTATCACATCCGCGAGGCCGGCTCGACGGCGGTACAGGAGCTCGCCTTCACCCTCGCCGACGGCATCCACTACGTCCGCAAGGCCATCGAGCGGGGCCTCGACGTCGACGAGTTCGCTCCGCGCATCTCCTTCTTCTTCAACCTCCACAACGACTTCTTCGAAGAGATCGCGAAGCTGCGGGCCGCCCGGAGGATCTGGGCCAGGCAGATGCGGGAGGTCTTCGGCGCCCGCAATCCGCGCTCATGGATGTTGCGAACGCACGCCCAGACAGCCGGGGTTTCGCTCACCGCTCAGCAGCCGCTCGTGAATGTCGCCAGGGTCGCGATCCAGGCGCTGGCGGGCGTGCTGGGAGGCACCAACAGCCTCCATACCGATGCCTACGACGAGGCTCTGGCTCTCCCCAGCGAGGAGGCGGCGACCCTCGCTCTGCGCACGCAGCAGGTGATCGCTTACGAGACCGGGGTGGCTAGCACCGTCGATCCTCTCGCCGGCTCCTACTACCTCGAGAATCTGACCAACGAGATGGAGCGTCAGGCGCTCGCCTACTTCGATCAGATCGACGCCCTGGGTGGCGTTGAGAAGGCGATCGAGGCGGGATTCTTCGCCCGTGAGATCGGGGACGCCGCCTACGAGCAGCAGGCCGAGATCGACAGCGGCGAGCGGATCATCGTAGGGGTCAATCGGTATGCCGCAGAATATCCCGAGGTGCCGATCGAGAGGATCGACCCCGAAGTCGAACGACGTCAGGCCGAGAGGCTGGCGCGGGTCAGGCGCGAGCGGGACGAGGAGCGGGCCCGAAGGGCACTGGATAGCCTGCGCGAGGCGGCGGCGCGGGGCAGCAACACCATGCCGGCGTTCCTCGAGGCGGCTCACGCCTACTGCACGCTGGGCGAGCAGATGGACGTGTTGCGCGCCGTATACGGGGTCTACGAAGAGCCGGTACTGATCTGAGCACTGCTCGCGATCGCTTCGACGAGCGGTCAGCGGCAGCGTGCCGAGGCAAGCCGTGCACGCGCGACAGGAGGAAAGATGCCAGAGCGTAGGATACGCG comes from the Trueperaceae bacterium genome and includes:
- the dxr gene encoding 1-deoxy-D-xylulose-5-phosphate reductoisomerase — translated: MKTISILGSTGSIGTQALDVARWRGYRVRGLAAGRNWTSLLEQVREFGPELVSCDDSVADELRRELPPGTRLASGKEGAKEVAGLVVDSVVAAIPGMAGLEPTAHALAVGRHVALANKEAMVVAGPLMKDLATRSGGTITPLDSEHSALYQCLLGEDPGAVDALVLTASGGPFRQGPADLSNVTPEEALAHPNWSMGPKVTVDSATLFNKGLEVLEAHFLFEVPLERIEVVIHPQSLIHGLVRYADGSIKAQIGPHDMRLPIQYGIEGPRRPPLPLEPLPLQGEWQLLPPDVNRFPCLPLAYRAGEIGGLAPTYLNAADEVAVAAFLEGRLPFPAIARVLAEVLENAPAEPLSWSVLEEADRAARRLAGEACRRLGREMTASDGAQSR
- a CDS encoding S4 domain-containing protein, coding for MNDAGNDTQLLAQAERLASAAHGGRVAHSGFIEPEASARLVHDLARRGLPATAWGGRPGARRRVVTARPSHVPQASTRLTAVYFGGVGADPDLRQELVATGIDEAQLGDLVAHQEGTSVVTLDPPPPELLGVATLKGRPVEPRVVPLERALAGQVKALTVVVPSLRVDVVGAKGFRVSRSYFSKGIAGGKVSVNGVRVGKAGNAEVGDEVYAEGLGRLRLLSVDGETRRGNVKLTLEVESAG
- the der gene encoding ribosome biogenesis GTPase Der: MRKVAIVGRPNVGKSALFNRLIGRREAIVADQPGVTRDVKTARLESEETGSLLLMDTGGLWSGDRWEKDIRVKVEAALEDVDLVLFCVDGRDGLTAGDRQVADWLRGSGAEVLLIATKLDDPQHEETAEYYELYGLGFGEPFPTSAEHARGTFELLEEIAGRLPAEDDWVEEETVRVAIIGRPNVGKSSLLNAIVGDERVIVADVPGTTRDSVDVEFHFAGRPFVLVDTAGIRRKPDADLEYYSKLRSEKALQSADVAILVVDPFELGDHELRLANLALEGGKPVVVAINKWDLVSDEKLKEFEGLVDSQLGHISFAPKVYTSAINDYGLHELLATVIRVYDTARRRVTTGELNGWIDVWTQRQTPPNFHGKPLKLFYATQADVAPPTFVFSVNSEQFVTRPYEQYLRNRIREDLGFQEVPFRMIFKSRSKEGGKRVRL
- the fmt gene encoding methionyl-tRNA formyltransferase is translated as MRLVFFGSPAFALPSLLALQQRFEVVLVVSQPDKPAGRGMSSSPPPVARKARELGLELAQPARLKGNDEFARRLAELEPDVAVTAAYGKILPRSLLDVPSHGFLNVHASLLPAYRGAAPIQWAIINGEEETGVSIMQTEAGLDTGPVCLQRRCRIGPDERAPELFDRLAELGAAAICEALERLGRGELECRPQDDDAATLAPMLTRAHGEIDWRRPAKASFDRFRGTYGWPGSRFGFRGKWVRVYEMRPADGAGEPGEVLEVSGAGLVVACGEGALLLEVVQAEGKARNRARDWANGYGVKVGSRLA
- the def gene encoding peptide deformylase; protein product: MIRTIRYYGDPVLRRPARPVTRFDEELARLAEDMIETMHDDEGVGLAAPQVGEPLRLFVASRCRRNEDGELEHLEDFVMVNPQITQRKGAQVVPEGCLSIPGLYVEELERDLKVRVSYQDLQGKAQELEAEGHFAQVLQHEYDHLEGILFFDRLPEEERRAFLEEHRADLARLQRQAKALLKELRSKGAERSR
- a CDS encoding CdaR family protein — encoded protein: MRLVHRLLSILLHAWPQKLGALVLATLIWMFVNVNDTSITQRSLFVPISVEGLQSNSVATGLPEFVEVTVAGPSGQVDRLRPDNFQAVLDLEGQSGSFEEPITVLSPQAVELRRVNPSDVIGTVEAVTEKTVPVDVVIIGSGPGDVKVITTVEPAEVTVRARSSTLAQVARALAPVRPAPGDRATTPFAVNTAGLPVSGVQIQPSEVQVSVAEQPVLITRDVPVDLQTPAVPGFTVTAGLEQEQVRLVGPPSILASLESVPATVSLQTEEPQVGGYTLPVTLELPEGVQAVGTVAANVRLSRPPVRPN
- the cdaA gene encoding diadenylate cyclase CdaA; protein product: MWFLESFRLLDLIDILIIAVFLYQGYQLLIGSRAWNVLRGLAALIGLWFLATQIGLEATKWVFDSVAPVFFIALVVVFQPELRAALERVGRGRLNRAAAGNPVQEIMTAVRELAAQRRGALIAIEQRTPLKEYGRNGTELNSPVTAALLHTIFASQGPLHDGGVIIREEVVAYAGAIFPLSERHEGWSAKHGTRHRAALGLSEVTDALVMVVSEERGTVSLARDGILRSDMAPADVLKALREAYGE
- a CDS encoding metallophosphoesterase; amino-acid sequence: MRILAVADAVSPVVYSERFPQNLGPIDLVLSAGDMPGHVLEFMATKLKVPPVFVLGNHGNGYVRDRTGDELTLPGGCINAHRRVVEVGGLLIAGVEGSARYRPGDGQYSEFEMALHCWSLAPRLTWNRAVKGRALDILLTHAPPKGPHEGSDYPHRGIPAFNEFVRRWRPKLHVHGHVHLTGANAPREYVTDEGVRVINAFEFTLIEIPEPARSC
- a CDS encoding methylmalonyl-CoA mutase family protein yields the protein MKEKKRWLAEEYAEATERTEERDYPFRTLSGIEADPVYTHEDLESFDPDTELNYPGSYPYTRGVQASMYRGKLWTMRMFAGMGSAEQTNERFKRLLDAGQTGLSTAFDLPTLMGYDSDHPFSKGEVGKCGVAVSSLADMEVLFEGIDPAAVTTSMTINSPANAIWAMYLAMAENKGVPLVELGGTIQNDILKEFIAQKEYIFPPAPSVKLVIDTFEWGPANVPKWNFVSVSGYHIREAGSTAVQELAFTLADGIHYVRKAIERGLDVDEFAPRISFFFNLHNDFFEEIAKLRAARRIWARQMREVFGARNPRSWMLRTHAQTAGVSLTAQQPLVNVARVAIQALAGVLGGTNSLHTDAYDEALALPSEEAATLALRTQQVIAYETGVASTVDPLAGSYYLENLTNEMERQALAYFDQIDALGGVEKAIEAGFFAREIGDAAYEQQAEIDSGERIIVGVNRYAAEYPEVPIERIDPEVERRQAERLARVRRERDEERARRALDSLREAAARGSNTMPAFLEAAHAYCTLGEQMDVLRAVYGVYEEPVLI